A genomic segment from Leptolyngbya boryana PCC 6306 encodes:
- a CDS encoding helix-turn-helix domain-containing protein has product MWGRDDLRKTRVYQEGQEEILEKTVPLLLGKGMTVEEIAQHFKLSIETIQKFTPQN; this is encoded by the coding sequence ATGTGGGGGCGAGATGACCTTAGAAAAACTCGCGTTTATCAAGAAGGTCAGGAAGAAATCCTTGAGAAGACGGTGCCTCTTCTTTTAGGAAAAGGAATGACAGTTGAAGAAATTGCCCAACATTTCAAATTGTCGATCGAAACAATTCAAAAGTTTACTCCTCAAAATTAG
- a CDS encoding Rpn family recombination-promoting nuclease/putative transposase: MKTDSIFYRIFQLAPSAFFELIGDGDPRTSTYGFSSQEVKQASFTIDGIFMPPLRMRQAPIYFVEAQAYREEENFYYRFFGEIHLYLKDYKPFHNWRAVVIFTEKRFDPGIPEHYSEYEDNPRVQRIYLNKLSSEVGERSIGVGLLQLIATKPKQAPAKGRALIARTRQELTDVTAQRNLIELIETIFVYKFPQLNFQEIGEMLGLGDLKQTRAYQEAEQAGEEKVLKVTVPLLLEKGMTVEEIAQHCKLPVETIEQFVSKN; encoded by the coding sequence TTGAAAACGGATTCAATTTTTTATCGAATTTTTCAGCTTGCTCCGAGTGCTTTCTTTGAGTTGATTGGCGATGGTGATCCTCGAACTAGCACTTATGGGTTTAGTTCTCAAGAAGTGAAGCAAGCGAGCTTTACTATTGATGGTATTTTCATGCCGCCGCTCCGAATGCGTCAAGCACCCATCTATTTTGTGGAAGCTCAGGCTTATAGAGAAGAAGAAAACTTCTACTATCGCTTCTTTGGGGAGATTCATCTGTATCTGAAGGACTACAAACCATTTCATAATTGGCGAGCAGTGGTGATCTTTACTGAAAAACGTTTTGACCCTGGAATTCCAGAACACTATTCAGAGTACGAAGACAATCCAAGGGTGCAGCGCATCTATTTGAACAAGTTGTCGTCAGAAGTGGGAGAACGATCGATAGGTGTAGGATTGCTGCAACTGATCGCAACGAAACCAAAACAGGCTCCAGCAAAAGGACGGGCATTAATTGCTCGAACTCGACAAGAGCTTACGGATGTGACAGCACAGCGAAATCTCATAGAATTAATCGAGACGATTTTTGTTTATAAATTTCCACAGCTAAATTTCCAGGAGATAGGCGAAATGTTAGGACTTGGTGATCTAAAACAGACTCGCGCATATCAGGAAGCGGAGCAAGCGGGTGAAGAAAAGGTTTTAAAGGTAACTGTTCCCTTACTTCTGGAGAAGGGCATGACAGTAGAAGAGATTGCTCAACACTGCAAACTGCCCGTTGAAACTATCGAGCAGTTTGTCTCTAAGAATTAG
- a CDS encoding SHOCT domain-containing protein, with translation MLSSPKSRRVAAILALAGAVPIVGGFHLVGLHKLYLGQRWWCLIYVALALTGSKAAWIAGLFDAAFYLIQNPDEFDANFNDQPLPETGTIGGTKPNAVVAVSDSLRELDQLRQDGLISEYEFEQKRRKLLDRIK, from the coding sequence ATGTTGAGCAGTCCCAAAAGCCGAAGAGTTGCCGCAATCCTGGCATTAGCAGGAGCCGTTCCCATTGTGGGTGGCTTCCATCTGGTTGGATTGCATAAGCTGTATTTGGGGCAGCGCTGGTGGTGTTTGATCTATGTTGCACTGGCATTGACTGGGAGTAAAGCAGCTTGGATTGCAGGGCTGTTTGATGCAGCGTTTTATCTGATTCAAAATCCAGATGAGTTTGATGCGAACTTTAATGATCAGCCGCTCCCAGAGACGGGGACGATCGGGGGAACAAAGCCAAATGCGGTCGTTGCAGTTTCCGATAGTTTGCGAGAGCTTGATCAGCTTCGACAAGATGGTTTAATTTCAGAGTATGAATTTGAACAGAAACGGCGGAAATTGCTCGATCGAATCAAATAA
- a CDS encoding ComEA family DNA-binding protein: MLSWLSSSLLKSKIQNDPYYRFQSMAEIKIAADLGIQIDVNQAAVDDWLRFPGLSIHQAKTLTQMSEFGVQFLCIEDVAAALGLSVQRLKPLEPIMKFCYYDPESLHQIQRVNLNTATVNDLTQIPEIRSVLARAIVRNRQIRGEYKNLVDLQQRLSLPSEMIANLMHYLRF, translated from the coding sequence ATGCTAAGCTGGCTCTCTTCTTCTCTGCTCAAGTCTAAGATTCAAAACGATCCTTACTACCGCTTCCAGTCGATGGCTGAGATTAAAATCGCGGCAGATTTAGGGATACAAATTGATGTGAATCAAGCAGCAGTCGATGATTGGCTGAGGTTTCCGGGTTTGTCGATTCATCAAGCCAAAACGCTCACGCAAATGAGCGAATTCGGTGTGCAATTTCTTTGTATTGAAGATGTTGCAGCCGCATTAGGCTTATCGGTTCAGCGCTTGAAGCCGTTAGAACCGATTATGAAATTCTGTTATTACGATCCAGAAAGTTTACATCAGATTCAGCGCGTGAATTTGAACACAGCAACGGTGAATGACTTAACTCAAATTCCAGAAATTCGATCCGTATTAGCCAGAGCGATCGTCAGAAATCGACAAATTCGAGGCGAATACAAAAATCTCGTCGATCTTCAGCAACGATTGTCCCTTCCGAGTGAGATGATTGCCAATCTGATGCATTATTTACGGTTCTAA
- a CDS encoding GNAT family N-acetyltransferase, giving the protein MLSIDVNVAYRVATSKDIDVLLQLVEEFHKLEKLPFDPVLDRVSLQQFLLNPTLGKIWLIYDRKNVIGYAAVTFSYSIEFRGISAVLDELYLRADCRGQGIGTKTLRFVEESCQQMGIDVISLLVHRDNDRAKQVYQKVGYDDRGYQLMVKTIA; this is encoded by the coding sequence ATGCTGTCTATTGATGTAAACGTAGCTTATCGTGTCGCTACGTCGAAAGATATTGATGTTTTATTGCAACTGGTTGAAGAGTTTCACAAGTTAGAAAAATTGCCGTTTGATCCCGTACTCGATCGCGTTTCACTTCAGCAATTTTTGCTCAATCCAACCCTCGGAAAAATTTGGCTCATTTACGATCGTAAAAACGTGATTGGTTATGCAGCCGTTACGTTTAGCTACAGTATCGAATTTCGTGGGATCAGTGCAGTTCTAGATGAGTTGTATCTCCGTGCCGACTGTCGAGGGCAAGGAATTGGCACGAAGACGCTGAGATTTGTCGAGGAGTCGTGCCAGCAGATGGGAATTGATGTGATCTCGCTTCTCGTACATCGTGACAACGATCGCGCGAAACAGGTTTATCAAAAAGTAGGCTATGACGATCGCGGGTATCAATTGATGGTGAAAACGATCGCGTGA
- a CDS encoding CHASE2 domain-containing protein — MRWLFNNLRRLRSGLISIVLILTLSWLGVLQPLENLAYQVLFLVRGEQSWDSRIVIVEIDDRSLAELGRFPWKRDRFAQLLNVLARAEENIVAFDIIWSEPSAEDLKLADAIAQHQAVVLATAQDNLGVPLLPVDSLRSQASAMGHIRKQIDADGISRSIPASPPDRPSFAIATLERYFMMGKDVTLPPPNQPLWLNWSRASQHIPSYSFVDVMRDRVPIQAFENKIILVGMTATGYDELITPFNRAPPTSGVYLHATAINNVLQHKVLQPVPKSWSFGVLVFFGLGLSRWLDRWQTMTQVWIGLGLVIFWFGYCVLALKFGSVWFSVATPILFVLAVVSITILQERLSLNAMLQRQVQELWNRYYSDIVLRQVDESLLVSPQLSQQPVSMQRVQQLATLAEQFGRSHSAQAAIARNLSIGLLAADLDGFIWFCNPAAATWLNVKVGMLLQSQLVPNWITPHQWQEKLQQLTPFEVERSQRWFELKFEPLFYQPQDQSPSGLLLILEEITDRKQTAIALQDYADTQTQLNQRLTEINQELEAFSFAVSHDLRAPLRRIKSFSDMLLEDHVTQLEGEAKSYLNYIQASVQRMGDLIEDLLKLSRIIRLDMQVEQVDLSQIASAIVQDLKQTQPNRQVEVTIQADLTAYGDARLLRVALENLLGNAWKYTSRRAIAEIEFGVMPKAPVFFVRDNGAGFDMAQSGRLFNAFQRLHAYEDFPGNGIGLMTVRRIIQRHQGQIWVDSEVDRGTTFYFTTLPPNS; from the coding sequence ATGCGCTGGCTTTTCAATAACTTACGACGATTGCGATCAGGCTTAATCTCAATCGTGCTCATTTTGACGTTGTCATGGCTCGGAGTTTTACAACCGCTTGAGAATCTCGCTTATCAGGTGCTTTTTCTGGTTCGCGGTGAGCAGTCTTGGGATTCGAGAATTGTAATTGTGGAGATTGACGATCGCAGTTTGGCGGAATTAGGACGGTTTCCTTGGAAGCGCGATCGCTTTGCTCAACTCTTAAACGTGCTAGCAAGAGCAGAAGAGAATATCGTTGCGTTTGACATCATTTGGTCAGAGCCGAGCGCAGAAGATTTAAAACTCGCAGATGCGATCGCACAGCATCAAGCCGTAGTGCTCGCAACAGCTCAAGATAATCTTGGCGTACCGTTGCTCCCAGTGGATTCATTGCGGTCTCAGGCTAGCGCAATGGGGCATATTCGCAAGCAGATTGATGCCGATGGGATTTCTCGCAGCATTCCGGCTTCGCCTCCGGATCGCCCATCTTTTGCAATTGCAACTTTGGAACGGTATTTCATGATGGGTAAGGATGTAACGCTGCCTCCGCCAAATCAACCGCTCTGGTTGAACTGGTCAAGAGCAAGTCAGCATATTCCGAGCTATTCTTTTGTCGATGTGATGCGCGATCGAGTGCCGATCCAAGCGTTTGAGAACAAGATTATTTTAGTGGGAATGACGGCAACAGGTTATGACGAATTGATTACCCCGTTTAATCGTGCGCCTCCAACAAGTGGGGTCTATCTCCATGCAACGGCGATCAATAATGTACTCCAGCATAAGGTGCTGCAACCTGTGCCCAAGAGTTGGAGCTTTGGGGTGCTCGTGTTCTTCGGATTGGGGTTGAGTCGATGGCTCGATCGCTGGCAAACGATGACACAAGTTTGGATCGGGTTAGGTTTAGTAATTTTTTGGTTTGGTTACTGTGTCCTTGCTTTGAAGTTCGGTTCAGTTTGGTTCAGTGTTGCTACTCCGATTTTATTTGTTCTAGCAGTTGTCAGTATTACGATTCTCCAAGAGCGACTCAGCTTAAATGCGATGCTACAGCGCCAAGTTCAAGAACTCTGGAATCGTTACTATAGCGATATTGTGCTTCGCCAAGTTGATGAATCTTTGCTCGTCTCTCCTCAACTTTCTCAGCAACCTGTTTCGATGCAGCGAGTGCAGCAACTTGCGACGCTTGCAGAACAATTTGGACGATCGCATTCGGCTCAAGCTGCGATCGCTCGAAATTTATCGATCGGGTTACTTGCCGCAGATTTAGATGGCTTTATCTGGTTCTGCAATCCGGCGGCGGCAACTTGGCTGAATGTCAAAGTTGGAATGCTACTTCAATCACAATTAGTTCCCAACTGGATCACTCCGCACCAATGGCAGGAAAAATTGCAGCAGTTAACTCCGTTTGAAGTAGAGCGATCGCAGCGCTGGTTTGAACTCAAATTTGAGCCATTGTTTTATCAGCCTCAAGATCAATCTCCAAGCGGACTGTTGCTGATTCTAGAAGAGATTACAGACCGCAAGCAAACGGCGATCGCGCTTCAGGACTATGCAGATACTCAAACTCAATTGAATCAACGCTTAACTGAAATCAATCAAGAATTAGAAGCATTTAGTTTTGCAGTCTCTCATGACCTACGTGCGCCCTTGAGACGGATTAAAAGTTTTAGTGACATGCTACTTGAGGATCATGTTACGCAACTTGAGGGTGAGGCCAAAAGCTATTTGAACTATATTCAAGCGTCTGTGCAGCGGATGGGAGATTTGATCGAAGATTTACTTAAGCTCTCTCGCATCATTCGATTGGATATGCAGGTCGAGCAAGTCGATTTGAGCCAGATCGCCAGTGCGATCGTACAAGACCTAAAACAGACTCAGCCTAATCGCCAAGTAGAGGTTACGATTCAGGCAGATTTAACAGCCTATGGAGATGCAAGACTACTCAGAGTTGCTCTAGAGAATTTACTAGGCAATGCCTGGAAATACACGAGCCGCCGAGCGATCGCAGAAATTGAATTTGGAGTCATGCCGAAAGCTCCGGTTTTTTTCGTCAGAGACAATGGGGCTGGATTTGACATGGCTCAATCAGGGCGCTTGTTTAATGCGTTTCAAAGATTGCATGCGTATGAGGACTTTCCGGGTAATGGCATTGGATTAATGACGGTTCGACGGATTATCCAACGCCATCAAGGACAAATTTGGGTAGACTCAGAGGTCGATCGAGGGACAACTTTCTATTTCACGACTTTGCCGCCCAATTCCTAG
- a CDS encoding FecR family protein produces MKNFQDLTFAQKSAKISVLLLCGIGVLTGIKVVQARDVTVRVNRWLSLQQLKGQVTYWQNTGSRPARSGDRLQVVGDGASTGKKSSAVLQIDLGIGQVNLSENTRVNVRQLEATSNGGRVTRLNVTTGRVQVQVRPFTNPESQLEIETPAGVAGVRGTEFGVNVQQNGKMSIATGAGSVESSAQGKSVFVNAGFQNFTIPGEPPSDPVPLRNDTTLKYEFVKSFKNGVRRLRLDGQVDAVNTVLVNDIEQNTDRNGKFRVELDAISFPQVRVTVLTPLGLRRDYALAFQ; encoded by the coding sequence ATGAAGAATTTTCAGGATTTAACTTTTGCTCAGAAATCAGCAAAAATCAGCGTTTTATTGCTGTGTGGAATTGGGGTGCTGACTGGGATAAAAGTTGTTCAAGCAAGAGATGTGACCGTCAGAGTGAATCGATGGTTGAGTCTGCAACAATTAAAAGGACAAGTCACATATTGGCAGAATACAGGCTCGCGTCCTGCTCGATCGGGCGATCGCTTGCAAGTTGTTGGAGATGGAGCCAGTACTGGGAAAAAATCAAGTGCAGTCCTGCAGATTGATTTAGGCATTGGGCAAGTCAATCTTTCCGAAAACACTAGAGTCAATGTGCGTCAGCTAGAGGCTACCTCCAATGGTGGGCGAGTCACCCGCTTAAATGTGACGACAGGACGAGTACAAGTGCAAGTTCGTCCATTTACTAACCCTGAGTCGCAGCTTGAAATTGAAACGCCAGCAGGAGTTGCAGGGGTGCGTGGGACTGAATTTGGGGTAAATGTCCAGCAGAACGGCAAAATGAGTATTGCAACTGGCGCAGGGAGTGTAGAATCGAGCGCTCAAGGTAAAAGTGTGTTCGTGAATGCTGGATTTCAAAATTTTACGATTCCAGGCGAGCCTCCGTCTGATCCGGTTCCGCTCCGCAACGATACGACTTTGAAGTATGAATTTGTCAAATCGTTTAAGAATGGGGTGAGACGACTGCGATTAGACGGGCAAGTCGATGCAGTTAATACCGTTCTCGTCAACGACATTGAGCAGAACACAGACCGCAATGGTAAATTTAGGGTCGAACTGGATGCAATATCGTTTCCGCAGGTGCGCGTAACGGTGTTGACTCCGCTTGGACTTCGACGTGACTATGCGCTGGCTTTTCAATAA
- a CDS encoding response regulator yields MTMAAHRVLLIDDEMDIRMVVKATLELVGGMQVSVATSGAEGIKTAEFEQPDAILLDMMLPDMDGLTTLKKLQENPKTSQIPVIFLTAKTQVLDLQSSINSGAIAVIKKPFDPAMLSDQVADALGWSLR; encoded by the coding sequence ATGACTATGGCTGCACATCGCGTTTTGCTGATTGACGATGAAATGGATATTCGCATGGTTGTCAAAGCCACATTAGAACTGGTCGGCGGTATGCAAGTGAGCGTCGCAACTTCTGGCGCAGAAGGAATCAAGACCGCAGAATTTGAACAGCCCGATGCGATTTTGCTCGATATGATGCTGCCGGATATGGATGGGTTGACGACGTTAAAAAAGCTGCAAGAAAATCCCAAAACTTCTCAGATTCCGGTTATTTTTTTAACAGCTAAAACTCAGGTTTTAGATCTGCAATCTTCCATCAATTCTGGTGCGATCGCAGTGATTAAAAAGCCCTTTGATCCAGCAATGCTTTCTGATCAAGTCGCTGATGCTTTAGGCTGGTCACTTCGCTAA
- a CDS encoding sensor histidine kinase yields MENSLRLLLVEDSQEDALLLLYPLRKAGYQLEVERVLSLEAVRSALSSKTWDMIISDYVLPGFTAHQVLELVQSFDLDLPFIVVSGSMGEETAVAVMRAGAHDYLLKESLSRLVPAIERELREAEVRRQKRQAEAALRQAYEGLESLVQQRTAELQIANESLQQLAAIVESSNDAIMSTTLDGIILSWNKGAEKTYGYCREEAQGHSITTLVCRHNPVYIDEQKDQQTQKTVHYRKDGTAIDVFLTISPVKSSAGIVTGQSWIVRDISELQAVEKMKDEFVSVVSHELRTPLTSIRASLGLMLMGRLGELPEACQPFLQVAVNNTDRLVRLINDILDLERLNAAEVNISPQLCNLNDLMMQSLQLMQGSANAANVQLKANTLSITVCVDHDRMIQTLTNLLSNAIKFSAPQSVVELSAALHPGEVWIAVKDQGRGIPSDKIERIFGRFQQVDASDSRQQGGTGLGLAICKSIVNQHGGRIWVESILGAGSTFFFTLPIDPI; encoded by the coding sequence ATGGAAAATTCGCTCAGATTGCTACTGGTTGAGGACTCGCAGGAGGATGCGCTTTTACTGCTGTACCCCCTACGCAAAGCAGGGTATCAGTTAGAGGTTGAGCGCGTTCTCTCCTTAGAAGCTGTACGCTCAGCGCTGAGTTCCAAAACTTGGGACATGATCATCTCTGACTATGTGCTCCCTGGTTTCACGGCTCACCAAGTTCTAGAACTCGTTCAATCTTTCGACTTAGATCTGCCGTTCATCGTGGTGTCGGGAAGCATGGGAGAAGAAACAGCAGTTGCAGTCATGCGGGCGGGCGCACATGACTATCTCCTCAAAGAATCGCTGAGTCGGTTAGTTCCCGCGATCGAGCGAGAACTGCGCGAAGCGGAAGTTCGACGACAGAAACGACAGGCAGAAGCCGCACTTCGTCAGGCTTACGAAGGATTAGAAAGCCTAGTCCAGCAACGCACTGCTGAACTGCAAATTGCAAATGAATCGTTGCAACAGTTAGCTGCGATCGTCGAATCTTCCAATGATGCAATTATGAGCACCACGTTAGATGGAATCATTCTGAGTTGGAATAAGGGTGCAGAAAAAACCTATGGCTATTGTCGAGAAGAAGCACAAGGACACTCGATTACAACATTAGTCTGTCGGCACAATCCCGTATACATTGACGAACAGAAAGACCAGCAGACCCAAAAGACTGTTCACTACCGCAAAGATGGAACCGCGATCGATGTCTTCCTAACGATCTCACCTGTCAAATCCTCGGCAGGAATTGTCACTGGGCAATCGTGGATTGTTCGAGATATTAGTGAACTGCAAGCTGTCGAAAAAATGAAAGATGAGTTTGTGTCTGTCGTCAGCCATGAACTGCGCACTCCCTTAACGTCAATTCGCGCCTCGCTCGGTTTGATGCTGATGGGCAGACTGGGCGAATTACCTGAAGCGTGTCAGCCTTTTCTGCAAGTTGCCGTGAATAACACCGATCGCTTAGTTCGATTGATCAATGACATTCTCGATCTTGAGCGCCTGAATGCGGCTGAAGTCAACATTTCCCCTCAGCTTTGTAACCTGAACGATCTGATGATGCAATCGCTGCAATTAATGCAGGGGAGTGCGAATGCTGCCAATGTTCAACTGAAAGCAAACACACTGTCCATCACAGTGTGTGTTGACCACGATCGCATGATTCAAACCTTAACGAATCTTTTGAGCAATGCGATTAAGTTTTCTGCGCCGCAGAGCGTGGTGGAACTGAGTGCAGCATTGCATCCTGGAGAAGTTTGGATCGCTGTGAAAGACCAAGGGCGGGGAATTCCGAGTGATAAGATCGAGCGAATTTTTGGGCGATTTCAGCAAGTGGATGCTTCGGATTCAAGACAGCAAGGTGGCACAGGGTTAGGACTTGCGATTTGTAAAAGCATTGTTAATCAGCATGGTGGAAGAATTTGGGTTGAGAGTATATTAGGGGCGGGTAGCACATTCTTCTTTACGCTCCCGATCGATCCGATTTAA
- a CDS encoding response regulator: protein MRILLVEDDTQVSTVLAATLVRQSHVVDIATDGQEGWEMLQFFPYDLVLLDIMLPKLDGISFCRKLRTHQPDILIMLLTARSNQADRVLGLDAGADDYMIKPFDPEELVARVRALQRRGISSSPVLEWGRLRLEPAHRKFTFAGQPINLRPKEYALLELFLRNPQRIFSRREILDRLWALDDDLPDESTIKAHIKGIRRALRPVGAEHLIQTLYGQGYGLSANEAINDAPQIPPNPQAERTQMLVAEIWQQVKGLSFERLTVLQQAATALRTGECSETLRSNATQSAHQLTGALGMFGFSEGSQIAQQLEILFESDRLHEPQVIQRIADLVHDLQQYLRIKDQASSSEASSQNAASPLSASDSTPVPIQAKVLAIDDDEMLLNLLQEVLRPLGVEIIPLPSPSKLWQTLDEIQPNLVLLDVQMPEMNGLELCKAIRASEQWCWLPIIFLTVCEDFQTQSTSFEIGADDYLMKPVVPSILATRIFNRLARLQTIQQHAVSELAQL from the coding sequence ATGAGAATTTTATTAGTAGAAGATGATACCCAAGTATCTACTGTGTTGGCAGCAACATTAGTTCGTCAGAGTCACGTTGTCGATATTGCTACAGATGGACAGGAAGGATGGGAAATGCTGCAATTTTTTCCCTATGACCTCGTACTCCTGGACATCATGCTCCCCAAACTAGATGGCATCAGCTTTTGCCGAAAATTAAGAACGCATCAACCCGATATCTTGATTATGCTGCTGACAGCTCGCAGCAATCAAGCCGATCGCGTTTTAGGACTCGATGCGGGCGCAGATGATTATATGATTAAGCCTTTTGATCCAGAAGAATTGGTGGCGCGGGTGCGGGCACTTCAGCGTCGAGGCATCAGTTCGTCTCCCGTTTTAGAATGGGGCAGATTGCGATTAGAACCTGCCCATCGCAAATTCACCTTTGCAGGTCAACCCATCAATTTAAGACCCAAAGAATATGCCTTGCTAGAGCTATTTCTCCGCAATCCTCAGCGCATTTTCAGTCGGCGTGAAATCCTCGATCGACTATGGGCACTTGATGATGATCTGCCCGATGAATCAACGATCAAAGCCCATATCAAAGGCATTCGCCGAGCGTTGCGCCCAGTCGGTGCAGAGCATTTGATTCAAACGCTATACGGGCAAGGCTACGGGCTAAGTGCGAATGAAGCCATCAACGATGCACCTCAAATTCCGCCCAATCCGCAAGCGGAACGAACACAAATGCTCGTCGCTGAAATTTGGCAACAGGTCAAAGGCTTGAGTTTTGAGCGTTTGACCGTTTTACAACAAGCTGCAACGGCTCTAAGGACAGGCGAATGCTCCGAAACGCTACGCTCGAACGCCACGCAGAGTGCCCATCAGTTGACAGGTGCTTTAGGCATGTTTGGGTTCTCAGAAGGTTCACAGATTGCTCAACAACTCGAAATTCTGTTTGAGTCTGATCGGTTGCATGAGCCTCAAGTAATTCAGCGAATTGCAGACTTGGTTCATGACTTACAGCAGTATTTAAGAATAAAAGATCAAGCCTCCTCTTCTGAGGCAAGTTCCCAGAATGCAGCTAGTCCTCTCTCTGCCTCTGATTCGACTCCGGTTCCCATTCAAGCGAAAGTTTTAGCGATCGATGATGATGAAATGCTGCTGAACCTGCTGCAAGAAGTGCTGCGTCCCTTAGGAGTCGAGATCATTCCGCTGCCATCTCCATCGAAGCTGTGGCAAACCTTAGATGAGATACAGCCGAATCTCGTGTTACTCGATGTGCAAATGCCCGAAATGAACGGATTAGAGTTGTGCAAGGCGATTCGTGCTAGTGAGCAATGGTGCTGGCTCCCCATTATTTTTCTCACCGTCTGCGAAGATTTTCAGACTCAGAGTACAAGTTTTGAAATCGGTGCAGATGACTATTTGATGAAACCTGTGGTTCCGTCTATCCTGGCGACCCGAATCTTCAATCGCCTTGCTCGCCTGCAAACGATCCAACAACATGCAGTCTCGGAACTCGCCCAACTGTAA